The Peribacillus sp. FSL P2-0133 genome has a segment encoding these proteins:
- a CDS encoding DUF3048 domain-containing protein codes for MNFKRVLFMVIAILLLAGCSTKEDPASDDSKPKDQAVIKNTDVKNEPSNEFPLTGIATDAGSERRAAAVMINNHPEARPQSGLSEADMVYEMLAEGDITRFLAIFQSEMPSQIGPIRSARDYYIELAKGLDCIYVCHGNSPEAKTMLDKGYIDNLNGLYYDGTLFQRSADRKAPHNSYTSFEDIQKGAKEKGYELNGAPEPYAFLTKEEAAGLQGEPALKTEVSYGSDEYDVQYEYEVTEEKYKRYSNGEQTVEHKSNKPILLDNILIIEAAHQVIDDKGRRKIDLKSGGKGYLLQKGKANEVEWVNKDGRIIPVKNDKEVGLIPGKTWVNIIPDEPGLVRDVSF; via the coding sequence ATGAATTTTAAGAGAGTTCTTTTCATGGTTATTGCTATTTTACTGCTGGCAGGCTGTTCTACGAAAGAAGATCCTGCATCGGATGACAGTAAGCCGAAAGACCAAGCTGTCATCAAAAATACAGATGTGAAAAATGAACCTTCCAATGAGTTTCCACTTACAGGTATAGCCACCGATGCAGGCAGTGAGCGAAGGGCTGCAGCAGTGATGATTAATAATCATCCAGAAGCACGCCCACAATCGGGCCTCTCAGAAGCCGATATGGTCTACGAAATGCTTGCAGAAGGTGACATAACCAGATTTTTAGCTATCTTCCAAAGTGAAATGCCAAGCCAAATCGGTCCGATTCGGAGTGCAAGGGACTATTATATCGAATTGGCTAAAGGCCTTGATTGCATCTATGTCTGTCATGGGAATAGCCCCGAGGCAAAAACCATGCTGGACAAAGGGTATATTGATAACTTGAACGGATTATATTATGATGGTACTTTGTTTCAACGTTCGGCAGATCGAAAAGCACCGCATAATTCCTACACCTCCTTTGAGGATATCCAAAAAGGTGCGAAGGAAAAGGGATATGAGTTGAATGGTGCACCGGAGCCTTATGCCTTCCTTACAAAGGAAGAGGCGGCTGGCCTTCAAGGGGAACCGGCATTGAAAACCGAGGTTTCCTACGGATCAGACGAGTATGATGTTCAGTATGAATACGAAGTCACGGAAGAGAAATATAAACGTTATTCGAATGGAGAGCAAACAGTCGAGCATAAATCGAATAAACCTATTTTACTGGATAATATATTGATCATTGAGGCTGCTCATCAAGTGATCGACGATAAAGGGCGTCGTAAAATCGACTTGAAAAGTGGCGGAAAAGGTTATTTACTTCAAAAAGGAAAAGCGAATGAAGTAGAATGGGTTAATAAGGATGGTCGGATTATACCAGTGAAAAACGATAAAGAAGTAGGGTTGATTCCAGGGAAAACTTGGGTCAATATTATTCCGGATGAACCTGGTTTAGTAAGAGACGTCTCATTTTGA
- a CDS encoding YerC/YecD family TrpR-related protein encodes MQIDKLRGKETDQLFKSILSLRDLDECYRFFDDLCTVNEISSLAQRLEVARMLEEGKTYHKIETETGASTATISRVKRCLNYGNDAYSMALNRIKDNVEETTES; translated from the coding sequence ATGCAAATTGATAAGTTGAGAGGAAAAGAAACGGATCAGCTGTTTAAGTCGATCCTTTCCTTGCGTGATTTGGACGAATGCTATCGATTTTTTGATGATTTATGCACAGTTAATGAAATTTCATCACTGGCACAGCGTCTTGAAGTAGCCCGCATGCTTGAAGAAGGGAAAACCTATCATAAAATCGAAACGGAAACGGGTGCAAGCACGGCTACGATTTCCAGGGTCAAACGCTGCTTGAATTACGGAAATGACGCTTATTCCATGGCTCTTAACCGTATTAAGGATAACGTCGAGGAAACAACTGAATCTTAA
- a CDS encoding heptaprenylglyceryl phosphate synthase, whose product MYDFREWKHVFKLDPNKEISDEALEKVCESGTDAIMVGGTDGITLENVLHLMARVRRYTVPCVMEISSVETVTPGFDLYFIPSVLNSTNPDWMMKLHQQAVKEYGYLLNWDEIFVEGYCILNPECKAAQLTKANTDLDMDDVGAYAMMAEKMFNLPIFYLEYSGVYGDVQMVEAAKESLEDTVLFYGGGIKSVEQAKEMSKIADVIVVGNVIYEDLKVALATVSAVK is encoded by the coding sequence ATGTACGATTTTCGCGAGTGGAAACATGTTTTCAAACTCGATCCAAATAAAGAAATAAGTGATGAAGCCCTTGAAAAAGTTTGTGAATCCGGTACCGATGCAATAATGGTCGGGGGAACGGATGGAATCACGCTTGAGAATGTGCTTCATTTAATGGCACGTGTCAGACGATATACAGTCCCATGTGTGATGGAAATTTCTTCTGTTGAAACGGTGACGCCAGGGTTTGATTTATATTTCATTCCGAGTGTCCTGAATAGCACCAACCCGGATTGGATGATGAAACTGCATCAGCAAGCAGTCAAGGAATACGGATACCTTTTGAATTGGGATGAAATTTTCGTTGAAGGGTACTGTATCCTGAATCCTGAGTGCAAGGCGGCCCAATTGACGAAAGCCAATACCGATTTGGATATGGATGATGTGGGTGCATACGCGATGATGGCGGAAAAAATGTTCAACCTGCCGATTTTTTATTTGGAATACAGCGGTGTTTACGGCGATGTCCAGATGGTGGAAGCAGCTAAAGAGAGTTTGGAGGATACCGTACTATTCTATGGCGGTGGGATAAAATCGGTTGAACAAGCCAAAGAGATGTCTAAGATTGCGGATGTCATCGTTGTCGGCAATGTGATTTATGAAGATTTGAAAGTGGCACTTGCAACAGTTTCGGCAGTTAAATGA
- the pcrA gene encoding DNA helicase PcrA, producing the protein MQYLAEKLLIGLNEQQQKAVKSTDGPLLIMAGAGSGKTRVLTHRIAYLMVEKEIAPWNILAITFTNKAAREMKERIRAILGGASEDIWISTFHSMCVRILRRDIDRIGFNRNFSILDTTDQQSVIKQIMKDRNMDTKKYDYRAILGSISSAKNELVGPEEYLKTASDYFTKVTADVYTEYQKRLRKNSALDFDDLIMMTIQLFQLVPEVLEYYQRKFQYIHVDEYQDTNRAQYMLVKLLASRFRNLCVVGDSDQSIYRWRGADIANILSFEKDYPNANMIFLEQNYRSTKKILEAANKVIDNNQNRKPKNLWTENADGSKIFYYRADNEQGEAQFVAGKINELVQAGSRKYSDIAILYRTNAQSRVMEEVLLKSNINYAIVGGTKFYDRKEIKDLLAYLRLIANPDDDISLRRVINVPKRGIGATSMDKVADYADQYDVSIYKALESVEMVGISGKATKAAREFHTLITNYTNQQEYLSVTELVEEVIKKTGYREMLQAEKTIESQSRLENIDEFLSVTKAFEDNSEDKSLVGFLTDLALVADIDQLDENSEEATNTVTLMTLHSAKGLEYPVVFLLGLEEGVFPHSRSLMDEEEMEEERRLAYVGITRAENELFISNAQMRTLYGRTSMNPVSRFINEIPEELLEDLKPKPAPRARQTPFSSSRTGSPSTASTRKAPAFGRAVSAPSATGGEEIGWAVGDRASHKKWGIGTVVSVKGEGEGKELDIAFPSPIGIKRLLAKFAPVEKA; encoded by the coding sequence ATGCAATATTTAGCGGAAAAATTACTAATAGGTTTGAATGAACAGCAACAAAAAGCAGTGAAATCAACTGATGGCCCACTTTTAATCATGGCTGGGGCAGGAAGTGGAAAGACGCGTGTGCTGACTCACCGAATAGCTTACTTGATGGTCGAGAAGGAAATAGCGCCTTGGAACATCCTTGCAATCACGTTCACCAACAAGGCGGCACGTGAGATGAAGGAGAGGATCCGTGCCATACTAGGCGGTGCGTCCGAAGATATCTGGATTTCGACTTTCCACTCGATGTGTGTCCGCATTTTACGAAGAGATATCGATCGTATCGGTTTTAATAGGAACTTCTCGATATTGGATACGACGGATCAGCAATCGGTCATAAAACAAATCATGAAAGATCGTAATATGGATACAAAGAAATATGATTACCGTGCCATTTTGGGTAGCATCAGTTCAGCGAAAAATGAATTGGTCGGGCCGGAAGAGTACCTGAAGACGGCGTCTGATTACTTCACTAAAGTAACTGCCGATGTATATACGGAATATCAAAAACGGCTGCGTAAAAATTCAGCGCTCGATTTTGATGATTTGATCATGATGACGATTCAATTGTTCCAGCTCGTACCTGAGGTGCTTGAATATTATCAGCGTAAATTTCAATACATTCATGTTGATGAGTACCAAGATACGAACAGGGCTCAATACATGCTTGTTAAACTATTGGCTTCACGCTTCCGTAATCTCTGTGTTGTCGGGGATTCCGATCAATCGATCTATCGTTGGCGCGGTGCGGATATTGCGAATATCCTTTCATTTGAAAAAGATTACCCGAATGCCAACATGATTTTCCTTGAACAGAATTACCGCTCGACGAAAAAGATTCTTGAAGCGGCGAATAAGGTCATCGATAACAATCAAAACCGGAAGCCGAAAAATCTTTGGACCGAGAATGCAGATGGCAGTAAGATATTCTATTACCGTGCGGACAATGAACAAGGGGAAGCGCAATTTGTAGCCGGTAAAATAAATGAGTTAGTTCAGGCCGGCAGCAGGAAATATTCAGATATAGCAATACTTTACAGAACAAATGCACAATCACGTGTCATGGAGGAAGTTCTGCTTAAATCCAATATAAATTATGCAATAGTCGGGGGCACCAAGTTCTATGACCGTAAAGAGATTAAGGATTTACTTGCCTATCTTCGCCTTATTGCGAATCCTGATGATGACATCAGTCTTCGCCGTGTAATCAATGTACCAAAACGCGGAATTGGTGCAACTTCAATGGACAAAGTGGCAGATTATGCAGATCAATATGATGTTTCCATTTATAAAGCACTCGAATCGGTTGAAATGGTTGGGATAAGCGGGAAGGCTACCAAAGCGGCAAGGGAATTCCATACGCTGATCACTAACTATACAAATCAGCAGGAATACTTATCCGTGACGGAACTTGTGGAGGAAGTCATTAAGAAAACCGGTTACCGTGAGATGCTGCAGGCGGAAAAAACGATTGAATCTCAAAGCCGGCTTGAAAATATAGATGAGTTTTTATCTGTTACGAAAGCATTCGAAGATAACAGCGAGGACAAATCATTGGTGGGCTTTTTGACTGACCTGGCGTTGGTTGCCGATATAGACCAACTTGATGAGAATTCCGAAGAAGCTACAAATACGGTAACGTTGATGACACTGCATTCAGCGAAGGGACTTGAATATCCGGTGGTCTTTCTATTGGGCCTTGAAGAAGGTGTTTTCCCTCACAGCCGCTCGCTTATGGATGAAGAGGAGATGGAAGAAGAACGCCGTCTGGCTTATGTGGGAATTACAAGGGCTGAAAATGAGCTATTCATAAGCAATGCCCAAATGCGGACATTGTATGGACGGACGAGCATGAATCCTGTTTCACGTTTCATTAATGAAATACCAGAGGAACTACTTGAAGATTTAAAACCGAAACCGGCTCCTAGAGCAAGGCAAACACCTTTCAGTTCTTCAAGAACCGGATCTCCTTCAACAGCTTCAACAAGAAAAGCGCCTGCCTTTGGAAGAGCTGTTTCTGCACCATCCGCAACGGGCGGTGAAGAAATCGGCTGGGCTGTCGGCGACCGTGCATCCCATAAAAAATGGGGTATAGGAACCGTGGTGAGCGTAAAAGGGGAAGGCGAAGGAAAAGAACTGGATATTGCCTTCCCAAGTCCAATTGGCATCAAACGCCTATTGGCGAAATTTGCACCAGTTGAAAAAGCATAA